In the Apteryx mantelli isolate bAptMan1 chromosome 1, bAptMan1.hap1, whole genome shotgun sequence genome, one interval contains:
- the LOC106488214 gene encoding putative RNA-binding protein Luc7-like 2 isoform X1, with translation MSAQAQMRAMLDQLMGTSRDGDTTRQRIKFSDDRVCKSHLLNCCPHDVLSGTRMDLGECLKVHDLALRADYEIASKDQDFFFELDAMDHLQSFIADCDRRTEVAKKRLAETQEEISAEVAAKAERVHELNEEIGKLLAKVEQLGADGNVEESQKVMDEVEKARVKKREAEEVYRNSMPASSFQQQKLRVCEVCSAYLGLHDNDRRLADHFGGKLHLGFIEIREKLEELRRIVADKQEKRNQERLKRREEREREEREKLRRSRSHSKHTKRSRSRERRRHRSRSASRERKRRTRSKSREKRHRHRSRSNSRSRSRSHHRSRHSSRERSRERSSKIRSSKERSSRDKEHSRDRERTSRDKERSSRERSPRDFKDKKRSYESANGRSEDPRSSEEREAGEI, from the exons GTGACACGACCCGCCAGCGAATCAAATTTAGCGATGACAGAGTGTGCAAGAGTCACCTTCTCAACTGCTGCCCTCATGATGTGCTCTCTGGAACT AGGATGGACCTTGGAGAATGTCTGAAGGTGCATGACCTGGCATTAAGGGCAGACTATGAAATAGCGTCCaaagatcaagatttcttctttgAACTTGAT GCAATGGACCACCTGCAATCATTTATTGCAGACTGTGACAGAAGAACAGAAGTGGCTAAGAAAAGACTAGCAGAAACCCAAGAAGAGATCAGTGCTGAAGTTGCAGCTAAA GCTGAAAGAGTTCATGAATTGAATGAAGAAATCGGGAAACTACTGGCCAAAGTAGAACAGCTGGGAGCTGATGGGAATGTGGAAGAATCTCAAAAAGTAATGGATGAAGTGGAGAAGGCCCGAGtaaagaagagagaagcagaa GAAGTATACAGGAATTCTATGCCTGCCTCCAGCTTTCAACAGCAGAAGCTACGGGTTTGTGAAGTGTGTTCTGCTTATCTTGGTCTTCATGACAATGACCGGCGACTTGCTGACCACTTTGGAGGAAAACTGCACTTAGGGTTTATTGAAATAAGAGAGAAGCTTGAGGAACTCAGG AGGATCGTGGCTGATAAACAAGAGAAACGAAATCAGGAACGTCTGAAACGtagagaggagagggaaagagaagaaagggagaaactaAGGAG GTCCAGATCCCACAGCAAGCATACCAAAAG ATCTAGGTCCCGAGAACGTCGCAGACATAGGTCTCGCTCAGCCTCCCGGGAACGAAAGAGAAGAACTCGCTCCAAATCCCGTGAGAAACGCCATCGTCACAGGTCCCGTTCTaacagccgcagccgcagccgcagccaccATAGAAGCAGGCATAGCTCCAGGGAGAGAAGCCGAGAACGCAGCTCCAAAATAAG atcctCAAAAGAAAGATCTTCCAGAGACAAAGAACATTCAAGAGATCGTGAGAGAACATCACGTGATAAAGAGAGAAGCTCAAGAGAAAGATCACCCCGAGATTTCAAAGACAAGAAACGTTCTTATGAAAGTGCTAATGGCCGATCAGAAGACCCGAGGAGCTCAGAAGAGCGTGAAGCAGGGGAAATATAA
- the LOC106488537 gene encoding cytoglobin-1-like — MSFSEAEVQSACGAWEKIYVDAEDKGTAVLVRMFTEHTDTKSYFTHFTGMDTAEEMKQSDQVRGHGKKVFTAINDMVQHLDNTEAFLEIVNPLGKKHVTQLKIDPKNFKIICDIILQLMEEKFGGDCKASFEKVTNEICTHLNNAYKEAGW, encoded by the exons ATGTCATTCTCTGAAGCAGAAGTGCAAAGTGCCTGTGGTGCCTGGGAGAAGATATATGTTGATGCTGAAGACAAGGGGACAGCTGTGCTGGTCAG GATGTTTACAGAACACACAGACACCAAGTCCTACTTCACACACTTCACAGGCATGGACACTGCCGAAGAGATGAAACAGTCAGATCAGGTCAGGGGGCATGGCAAGAAGGTTTTTACTGCCATCAATGACATGGTGCAACACTTGGACAACACTGAAGCTTTTCTTGAGATAGTGAACCCACTGGGCAAGAAACATGTCACCCAGCTCAAGATTGACCCCAAAAACTTTAAG ATTATCTGTGACATTATCTTGCAACTGATGGAGGAGAAATTTGGTGGAGACTGCAAAGCTTCCTTTGAGAAGGTGACCAATGAAATCTGCACTCACCTGAACAATGCCTACAAAGAAGCTGGCTGGTGA